CTGTTCCGTTTGAGTTTCCGTTAACGGTAATTCCATTAACAACCTGTGCGGTGTCCAAGGCAAGACTGACTACTGCTGCATATGCAACGTTTGCAGGGTTAGCCATATTTTCAGTAATCAATGGTGCTATATATTGATTTAAGGATACGGGATCTAAAAATACATTTGGAGTACGAAGTACTAAGGGAGAAACAAAATCTTTGATTTTTGTATAATAAGCATCAGCAGTAATGAGCAGTTTGTTTTTGATGATGCCTTTATAACCTAATTCATAAGTTTCGGTGGTTGAATTTTTAACCGATCCAAAATCAGCAATTGTTGAAGGGTCCACCTCGTCAAACTCTCGTGTGGCAAGATTTAACATTCTTACTTTACTTCCAACACCGGTAAGAGAGGCAGGGAGAATTTTAGCCACAATTGAGTCAACCACCCAAGGGGCTATGGGCAATCCTCTGTCTTCGATGATTTGTTTCAGACCATTACTCAACCCTGTAACGATTAACTGATAGCCTGCTGTGGCACCGTTATCCGAACCTAAGTTGTAATAGGTACTTGTGGGTAATCCGAACAATGCGGAAGCAGGGGTTCGATATTGAGGTAACCCTCCATCATCGCGGCTATAGAAGAAACCATCGCGGTTGCCGGTTCCACGAACCTGAATTCCTGTTGGAAGGGCTCCGCTCAAAATGTCTAAAGAAGTATTCAAAGCAGAGGGCGAACCGAAGGCACGGTTATAGGTTGCTCTCAACGTAGTGTTGTAATTAGGTTTGAAAACTACAGCAGCTCTTGGAGATACAAATACATCTTCGACAAAAGTATGTTTGTCAACACGACCACCTAACAACAGGTTGAGTTTGTCAATTACTTTGAAGTCTGCCTGCAAATAACCACCAATTTCGTTGATATTGTCATCGTCTTCGTTTCTACCGTTGATGGTGCTTTCAGTATCCGGGCGGGTAAGCAAAGCATCTACCCCATAAATTAGCTTTAAGCGGTCTTGAACTAAAGTGCTGCTATGTTGAATTTGGCCGGAAATAAACTTTGATTTATCAATAATTAAGTTGCCGGAGCGATACAAATAAGTTTCACCGGCATTGCTGGTGTTGATATATGCCTGAGCAAACAGATTTTTCCAGATAAAACGGGCTTGTCCAAAAGTATATCTCCAGTTTTTACCTTGTCCGGCACCCAAACCGGTCATTTCGATACCTGTAAAACTGTTTTGCCCGCCGGTAAAAATGAGTTCCATGTTTTTCTTAAATCTGAAATCAACTCTACCTTCAAAATTGTAATTGATGATTTCATTATCGCGAAGGTTAGGAACAGTATCGTTGGTATAAATGGTTCCTTCGGCCGTTTGGCGGTTTAGGACGATAACTTTGCCATAGTTTGGATCGTTGATATCTGTAATAGTTCCTATTTCGTTGGGGTCGTCATATTGCCAATCAAATCCGGTAAAATACTTGCCTGATATTTTGTAACCGATTTTTACTCCGTCTTTTTTATTCATGGCTTTTCCGGCATGTCTGAGTGTTCCGGTAATTGCATGACGGCTGCCATCGTCATAAAGTGGAGGTTTTGCATCGTCAACGTTGTCATCTAAAATGCCGTCCACTTTTGACCTTAAACCAACACCTGCTGCTAAAGTAGTTCTGAAACTTTCTTTCATGTCAAGCGGAGATTCGGTAATGATATGAACAACTCCGTTGGCACTGTTAGGGCCATACATAGCTGCAGCCGGACCTTTCAGGACTTCGATACGCTGAATGTCAAAGGGGGAGGTCGGAATCATTTGTTGGGCATTTACCCTTAAAGACGGAACTGCTGCAATGCGATAATCCACCAAAGTTAGCAGCGAGCCGCCAAAAACATTGTTAAAACCTCTTACCACCACCGCATTTCCGGTCAATCCCGTTTTCATAACATCCACTCCCGAAGCAGTCGTGAGATAATCACTTGGACTGGCTGTAACTACATTCTTGAGTTGTTTGGCTTCAATTACAGAAATAGAAGCCGGAGCATCTAACGCACGTTCTTTGCGTCTGCCTGAGGTAATGGTTGTGGCATTTAACTCAAAAGAAGTGGGTTTAAGTGCTATATCAAATTTGCCGCCATTGCCAATTTCCTGTTCAATCAGGTCATATCCCACAAAAGAAAAAACAAGAGATGTACTGCCGCGTGGCACTTTCATTTCGTAGTTGCCGTCAAAATCGGAAATTGTTCCGATAGTCGTGCCTTTTACTACAATATTTACACCATAAAGCGCTTCACCGGTATCTCCATCGGTTACTTTTCCACTCACCTGTATGTCTTGTGCTTTTATGGACTGGAACGCCACAAAGCAGATGAGCAATAATGTTGTAAACAAATACCTCATAATTAAGCTGATTTGGTTTGTTATAAAAATTAAATGTTTGCTAAAAGAAATTGGGGTTTGCTACAAAAGTAATGGAATTTAATAACCCATGTACAAACTCTGCAAAAATCGGTAAAAAGATATGAATAAATCAAGTTCAACCGTATTCTTTTTGCAGGAATATCCTTAATCAATGTTATTCTCACATTTTTTTAAGTCAATTTGCCAGCTATCTTTCCAATGTTGTACTTTTGCTTTGCTTTTTGATAGGTAATCTGAATTTCTCAGTTTCTAATTTTTAAAACTATGTCAAAAAAAATTGCCGGCATCATATTTTCATTCTTGTTCATTTTGATCTGTTGCTTTGGTTGCAACAGTTCTTCAAATTCTTCTGATGGTGAAAATAATGCTCAACGCCTTCCGAGTAAAGCCGATTTTTTACAAAAAAAATTACCTCAGCTACATCAAACTTTGGAAAAGAAATCAGCCTTAAAACAGTTGGTTAATGATTATGCCTATACGGTATTGAATGCAAATCATCTTGTAACTTCCGAACAAATATTAAAGGATATCTTTGTCCAACGGGAAGAAGAATTGATGCCCGAATTGCATGAGTTTTTTCAAAACCTGAGTGGACAAAATCCGGACTTGTTTAATAGTCAGGAGGGGGAAAAACTGTTGAACGAACTTAAATCCATTG
This is a stretch of genomic DNA from Sphingobacteriales bacterium. It encodes these proteins:
- a CDS encoding TonB-dependent receptor, whose protein sequence is MRYLFTTLLLICFVAFQSIKAQDIQVSGKVTDGDTGEALYGVNIVVKGTTIGTISDFDGNYEMKVPRGSTSLVFSFVGYDLIEQEIGNGGKFDIALKPTSFELNATTITSGRRKERALDAPASISVIEAKQLKNVVTASPSDYLTTASGVDVMKTGLTGNAVVVRGFNNVFGGSLLTLVDYRIAAVPSLRVNAQQMIPTSPFDIQRIEVLKGPAAAMYGPNSANGVVHIITESPLDMKESFRTTLAAGVGLRSKVDGILDDNVDDAKPPLYDDGSRHAITGTLRHAGKAMNKKDGVKIGYKISGKYFTGFDWQYDDPNEIGTITDINDPNYGKVIVLNRQTAEGTIYTNDTVPNLRDNEIINYNFEGRVDFRFKKNMELIFTGGQNSFTGIEMTGLGAGQGKNWRYTFGQARFIWKNLFAQAYINTSNAGETYLYRSGNLIIDKSKFISGQIQHSSTLVQDRLKLIYGVDALLTRPDTESTINGRNEDDDNINEIGGYLQADFKVIDKLNLLLGGRVDKHTFVEDVFVSPRAAVVFKPNYNTTLRATYNRAFGSPSALNTSLDILSGALPTGIQVRGTGNRDGFFYSRDDGGLPQYRTPASALFGLPTSTYYNLGSDNGATAGYQLIVTGLSNGLKQIIEDRGLPIAPWVVDSIVAKILPASLTGVGSKVRMLNLATREFDEVDPSTIADFGSVKNSTTETYELGYKGIIKNKLLITADAYYTKIKDFVSPLVLRTPNVFLDPVSLNQYIAPLITENMANPANVAYAAVVSLALDTAQVVNGITVNGNSNGTGTDELITLITTAGAIAPYGTINPTSWNDPAMLLTYANVGNVKVWGAELGGTYFVNDNFRIGLNYAFVSDDEFEYEVGEETYTLALNAPRNKIQTAIDYSLTKIGLDIGLKYRWLQAFPVNTGVYVGDVDAANIVDLALGYALPFSKDTQISLSVQNVLGTKYRSVVGAPQIGRFTLFQIAHTFRSKN